The Ipomoea triloba cultivar NCNSP0323 chromosome 4, ASM357664v1 DNA segment TTCACCTTTGCAGGAAGTGCATACAGtaaaatgtttacaattaatTCAATTCTTCATGAAATAGAGctttaaaatgataaaaaggGAAAGGATGACTAATCACCTCTTCTTTCCCGATCTTTCCCATGCGCATCAATGTTAATTGGAGCCAAAACTACCATGTATTAAACGGCTCTTAAATTCTAGGTTGCATTGGCACTGGTTGGCTGGTGCAAGTGTCCAGTTAGATGTGAAGTGTGTTTGTTTGTGTATCAAAAGAGAATTCCCGGAGGACCTTTCCATCATACTACTATAGTTTCTTATACAATAAGATCAGATATTATAGTCCTTTATTAGCAGCATCTGAGTATCTGACTAACTAATTTTTGACATGATTTGCATTGTTGTTTATATTATTGCAGCTGGTCATACATTTTCATTCATTATGCTCTTCTTGTTGCTTACGTGGCTCGCTCTTCAGATATATTAACAAGCTTTCTTGGCATTCCATTGTACGCCCAGTTTTCTTTTATAGTTATGAGAAGATAATGTGTGGTATTTCCATTGTATACGAGTCTGAAATTATGCATCAATGGATTATATGCTGCACTGAGTTTTCTGTCAAATTGCTCATGCTAAAGTTGTCTTCtcttgaaaagaaaaaagtagtCTCATAAACACTTCCATCTCACAATCATTTAAATAAATCATAAGAAGGAAAGGAGAATCATTAAGGCTCCTTACCACAATTATTTGATATctataaaggaaaataaatcaattcAAATAGCAAAGATATTTTAGAATCAATTAATCAGTCTCCTGGTTTTCTAAATCATAACAACTTGTTATCCACTGTATACTCTTTGTTTGTTATTTCCAATAACTCTTTAATAGTACAATACCGTAAGATGTAAGTACTTTCATATTTTTGTTAGGTGTTGATGGGCAGCATTATCATTGCAGATGGGAAACTGCAACACTGTTTTCACTGCTTCTAGGAGGCCTTTGCTTATTTGGAAGGTTTGGTGACTTTGGTCCCATTTCCTCTTTGTATCTGTGACCTtgatttttcttctcaaatttgGTCAATAATATCTTCAGATCTAGAATAATAGCCTGTTAAGCTATCCATGTAGAGAAAAAATGCCTCTTAAAAAACTAGCACTAAGAGAAGGCTCTAAATTATcacattattttcttccctATGATTAATGAAGGAGAACTTTGAACTATATGGGGTTATTGCTCCCTCTTTTGCTTCAATTTCTTATTAGCCAGAGAATCATTGGAGCAGTTAATGGTGCCCTAGTCCTTGGAATCATTGCCTCCTTCACAGCTCTTGTGGTAATTCCAATATTTGATTGACTAAAATTCCTCATATAATTTtggacactttttttttttttggaacataTGCAGAGTGAATGTTGTGAATGTTTTATCACATGTAAATCAAATCCAAACTTTTGCTTGTTACACCACAGATATTTACAAGAGGATTCTTATAGATGAACAGTATTACATGACACAATAGTTcatcttttattaattgatgCACAGAACATTCTACCGATGGTATAGAGAGAAATTTGATTGCCTGTGAATCTGTGATATCCCTTAGGTTGTTGCTAGTGGAGACTTGCACTGGGAGGCTCTTCTGAAAGCTAACTTTGAAGCTGCGCCTCAAAGCATACCCATAATAGCGCTTTCCTTTGTTTATCAGGTGAGAAAGCTAAACTAAGGAAGTGGACATTTTGTTACAGTTTTTCCCCCGTTTTCATGTGTAATCAATTACCGACTTGTTGGTTTCAGAATGTAGTCCCTGTTCTCTGTACGAATCTCGAAGGAGACCTGTCAAAAGTAAGGTGATAAATCCAATGATCACCTTTTCTCTTTGTTATGGAATTTGTAGCATTATGCTGATTTTCTTTTCTCATAATctgtttataaattatattgagTATACTCACAATGAATGGCTCATTTATATTTGCACCAGATTGCAGCAGAAATTCttttagggtccgtttggaaagcaggaaaatgacttctgaaaaatgttttctggaaaatgagtcattttccggaaaatagtttcatttccggtgtttggatgtattctggaaaactgtctttatgtgtttggttcattttctggaaaatggttagaattgtataattaaacattgtaattattttatttaaaatataaaaattataataatattatttattaaaaaatagaatttaaaaaaaaaataaaataaaataaaaaccgtAAAACAAcaggtttccggcggaaacccgGAAACCATGGCGGAAACACCGAAAACTCgtaaaacattttccggaagtcattttacgggttaccaaacacacccttaatttaaaATCTACTGTTCTTTGAAGATACAATATTCAGCTTTTAATTCACCTTGCATTTTAAGCACGTATTAGGTGTTGGAAATTTTTTGTCAGGAACATCACTTACTTTTATAGCCCTGCAGGAGTGCAATTATTCTGGGAACTGCTATTCCGCTTGCTCTCTTTCTTGTTTGGAATGGCGTTATTCTTGGAACAATTGGCGCTCCCGAAACAGGCTTGGACAAGATTGTTGACCCTTTGCAGCAGTTGCGATCTGCAAATGGAGTTGGGGTCTGGAATTTGATTCACCATTGCTTAATATATTTTTCGTTGGCttcttgattttatttaattatttatattttgaatttgttaGGCTTCTTCGTGATTATATGCCATGATCACAGTAaagtttttggtaaatttacgtAAAGATCACTAAAGTGGCTTCGTTTTGTTTGAATGTGATAATTTGCAGCCAATAGTTGATGTCTTCTCACTTTTCGCAATCGCTACTTCTTACATTGGATTTATCTTGGGCCTCTCGGACTTCCTTGCTGACTGTGAGTGCATTACTTCTATGATTTATTAAAGTCTTCATTGATtctcctttttaaaaaaatattttcttttttaaaataaagaaaatatgctATAATCTTGGTCTCAACTTCATTGATACAGAAGAAATAACCGTTAAGTTTCACTTGAACAAAGACTTATCTGTTGCTTTCAGTTTTGCCACCTCAGTTTGTCTACGCCTATGAGCATATTCTCATTTCTTTACGGGACTTGCATGCACCTATGAGCATCGTTTTACTTTTTCACATAGCTGGAACGCAATAGCATAGCTTTAGTTGGATGTTTTGGTCTTTATATCTTGGTGCATTCATCACTGATGGCCTGCAATATTCATCATAGATCTGCTAGTAACTTACTACTTACTTGTCGGTTTACAGTGCTGAAATTGCCCTCGGGCCAAAACACACTGCCGTACCTGCTTACTGTGGTTCCTCCATTGATACTATCGTTGTTGGATCCAGAGATCTTCTTCAAGGCATTGGATTTTGCCGGGACATATGGAGGTAAGGGCATGCCTTATGTGAAGCACACTAAATTTTTTCTCGTCTGCTAGACTATACGAATCCTGGATTCTGGCTGGGGTCAAGAATCTGAACAAGTTGGAACACTGTATAGGTTTTGGTCAGAGGAACATATCGGGTGCATGATGGTTCATATTGAATCATATTTTGCAGCGATGTGAACTCTATAGAAGATTATAATTATAGATGTCATTCCTCTTGTTGAGAGGAGGccagtgaagggccaagtccatcaATTGATGGCTAGGAAGATTGTTGGGCGAAGGCAGGttaagggccaagtccaacatcctacctctcgaaaatgtgatggtggtctataaggaaataaagttgagcCTTTGCTGTGAGCTATAGCTTTTAGCATAGTGATAAGCGCTTGATtttaacaagtggtatcagaacTGTGCAGTTAAGACTGGTAGGTGCTGGGATCCATCAATTGGTGGCTAGGGGGAtttgcctctcgaaaatgtgatggcggtCTATTTCACAGCGATAGCTTTTGGCATAGTCGTAAGCATTGATCTTAACACTTCTCTAATTATTGTTTTACTGTTGTGGTTTTGTAGTTCTGGTACTGTTTGGACTCTTGCCTGCTGCAATGTCCTGGTCTGATAGATATTCAGAATCGTCGAAATCTCCGAGATTACCCCCTTTGGTTCCCGGGGGAAGGCTCACGCTGTCGCTCGTGCTTGGAGGTTCAGCGTTCGTCATCCTTTCCGAAATACTAGAGAACTTTGCTCATGCATGAATGGATGTGTGACCATCCATCTGCAACCCTCATTTCTTCACTTCTCAGTTCCCTACTGCACTGTTACAAAGTGAATTGGCAAATTGAATAGTTGAACATTGTTTAGGCTACAGTTTCATCAGATGCATATTTGAACTTGTTGCTGTAACAGAAAACTGAATATCATAATAACATAAATTCACCTCTATCTGAAAGTGCGTTGTAGGTGAAATCTTTCTTGCGATCCTAGTCGGTAAAGGacaacttttaccaaaagtcaAACTTAGAACATTGTAGCTACCAAGTCAATTGTCTGATCAAATTGGTTGGGTTGCTGCTTCCATCATATAAAATCTAGAGAATCAAACTTTGCATTTGAGAGCATTTGCAAGGCCCCTAAATGCAATCTACGGAGTATTATGTTTCCTATACCTTTTCAGAACACCTTCCATTCCAAATCTGACCCTATGCAATGTATGATAGCAAAAGCTTATGCCATTGTGATTGGTGGCTAAATAGGTAGGAGAAtccatcaaatttaaatattatataattttcgCAAGAGTCAATGTGAGATTGTATCTACGCCCAAAAAGACAAGAGTTGCATGACGCTTTTGGGTTCATTCTGCCCATTCTCTGCCCAATATTCCAAACTTCATTCAGCTCTTGCAATGCTAAACAGACGCCAAATATCCTATTCATATGAAGCTTTTTTCAGTTCAAGAATGAACTGAacttttctaaataatttaaagactTTATTTGGTCCTTTTTAAGCTGAATGCAATTACACTGAAAGAGGAGAGAATGGGTAAGAAATGTTTCATCGTGTACATCGCAATGCTACCATGAGAACCAAAGATGTAGACGACGCAGCTGAGGAACTTCAAAGGTCCCTACATACTTAAAAACAACACATTTCTAGTGACAACTCATTCTATCATTCGTTTAGAGACAAAAGTATACCACAGGGTTTACAAACTCATTGCGAAGAGCAGCTATTCTCAACAGTCATTTTCTAGCAAAAGCAGCATTTGAGAGCTAGTTATGCAGCAGGTAGACGTCACAATTGCATCTTTCGAGAAGGTTTGCGCTCCATTTTATGCCAACTGCATCAATGGAACCATAGTCGGTAAATTGAGATGCATAGGCAAAGAATGTTTACACTTTATACAGAAAACATCTACAGTGACACTATCTACAGGTTGGAGAGTAGATATTCAGCGCTCAAAGATGGATATTCAGCGCTCCCCTTTTAAGACCAACCAGTAAAACATTTGCATATCAACAAAGGGGGGAAAGGGACCAAGACTGTTAACTCCTTTTATTTCCAATtagtatttaaatattattgccACAATTTGTGGAATTCTACTATGGTTGTACCTGCATACATACACTATGAAGCTTTTGTTGCACCTTACTCCTTAATCTACAGCCATTGCTTCTGGAACTGCACCAGTATCCTCCACCCCATTCTTATGATCATCCATTGCTGTCCTCATCTCCTCAACCAAACTCCTTTGCTCTTCCTCGATTGTGTTTTGCAGCTCATCAACCTGAAGGAAAAATGGTTTAGCCATTATCAaagcataaatataattatcagaagaaagaaatttCACCTACTGGATGGACACATAAATAAAAAGGATTTAGGCactaattttattgatttattagtTAAGAGTATATCAAGAGTTGAAAATATAATGGTTATTAAGTTATTTCCtctaaaataatactccgtaacaatcAGAATTTCTCAGAGATATATAAAGCTTGTTACTTAGAGTACGTTCATCATGTATGAAACAATATGGAGTCAACAGAATCCTATCTTTGGTAAATAGTACTCTGTATTACGCAATACCAGATATGCTATTAGGACTCAGGAGCCCATAAATCTTGAACCTCTGTGAAATCCACTGAGTAATTCAACTTTGACCTCCCCACTTCTTTAAAACAACCAGAAAAAGGAACTACATAATTTTGCCTTTTCTCCTCTTATTAGTTATGGCAAAAAATTCCTACAATATTATTCGTATGATCATTTCAAACGTTAGCTTGCTATATTTCTATTGCGAGGTATACCAATAGTCATTTTCCCTTTACCCTTCCAACTTCTGACGAGTAGTTTTCAGTTCTTGCGTAAGATAATTTATCAACAACCTTCCTAGTTCATTCTAGCCACAGAATGGTTTATGGACAatgaattaatcaaaacttGTAAGCTAAAACTTTTAGAAGTTTAGAAAATTAGAATAGCAAACAACCCATTTAATAGGGGAAAGGAACAAGAGTGGCAAATCTTTTTATCAAACAAATGAATCACTTCTGACAAGTAATTTTCACTAGCAGCAATAAATGGTTTTTTTCCTAGTTCATTTCTAGTCACAGAATGATGTATGAGCAATGAATAATATCAAGTCGTAAGCTAAAACCTTAGAAGTTTCTGAACAGTAAGATTTGATATCACCCATTTAATAGAGAAAAGCAATGACAAGAGTGGACTTTAGCCCTTGACTAATCACCCTTTGTTGGTCATCTTCATGTAAGTTCAATTATCAATGTCTACTTCAAGCACCAAAAGCACAATGTAAAACAAATGTAAATTCCATTTACACTTGGTCATACATACCACATGTAACAAAAGAGCAAACTGCTTTTTGCGCAGCTCCAATGTTCTTGAACTAGCAGTGTTCTCTGCCTCTAACATTCCAATCTCCTTCTCTAGATCTGTGATAACTTTTTGGGTTTCTGATCTGGGTGGCTGCATTGCGATCAACTTCCTAATTGCCTCACACTCCTCTTTGTGCTGCCTCTCTATCTTGCTCTCTTCAAGTTGTTTCTTCAGATCTTCTATATCATCTTGGGCCTGTAAAATCTGCCtattaatttcatcattcaGGTCATTGAAATTCTCCTTCTCCCTAATATTTGCATCAATGACTGCTTTGCTTTTTAGGAGTGGAATCTCAAACGTGTTTAGCTCCTGCAAGAAAGCCTTGGAAAGTCTTTCACAGTCACCAAAGTTATCAGCTTCCTTCTCTACCTCCACAGCAAAAGCAGTGAACTTCTTTTGAAGTTTCTTTAGTTGCGGTTCACCCCTAGTGGTTGTTGTGCGAGTTAGAAGTCTGTGCTTTATGATCACATCATCTTCAAACTGGCCAAAAGCATAATGTGCAGCCACTGTCTCCCCCTTGCCAGCAACTTTCCTACCTTTGACCagcattttatatttatttttctatccTGCAAGAGAGCAACTGACTAGACATCAGGACGCATTACCACTTCAACCCTATCATTAGATGATCCCATGGAAGGTCAGCACATGCATACACCATTAATTTCAGAGACTAAATCTACATTCTACATTTGGCTAAAGAAATGTGTAAGTTATAAAGCAAAGATTATCCTAAAATAGCAAAAAGCAAACAGAATTTCCAAACAAAATCCAAATTTGTTTGACACCTGAACTCATAATGGATTACTAGGGGAAAAAAAGTATATCACTCAAACCTCAATTTTTAcccacaattaaaaaaataaaataaaattatgcagTTTTTCACTACAGAGAACAATTTTTAAGCACATCGAATACATTTTCCAGTAGCAAACCAAAACACGCACAAATGAAAACcttttctagaaaacatttcACGTTTACAAATCAGGTAGAAGTTTCCACATAATTACCACAGCTCTAAGTACAACAGAGAAGTAATTTTGCTGTTCACGTTAACTAATTTAGTCAAAACACCAAGAGTGGAAGAGAAATTTATGAGAATCAGAGAGATAGAGATGTCACCTGCGGAGAAACGGAGACGCAAACAATGGAGGAGTGGTCGGAAAATGGTAGGGTTTCGGATCTGGCTGCCCGGTCAAAAAGGAGCTAAACCGTTAACAGTGGTTCCACAAGGGACTTCTAACGAAAAATAGGATTTCCCAAATTCTTGCTTGGGTTGCTATAGGGTGTATGGTATATGTCTATATGAATCCGGATTGGTTTGgtgaaaaataattgaaattggactgaatttaaattttacaaagaaaaattaatttaaatattgattttattatttgatttgtgattagaaataattaatataaagatTCAAATGTAATATGTGGGAGTAATATAATGTGTGAttagaaataattaatttaaatttaaataagactttatgtttgtaatttttctttaaaattggtaaaaactaaaataccaatgaaaaataaggaaatcatTTTTCTCAGTTTTAAtgaattcattttttattatagtaAGTTCTCCATTAATTGAATAAGGTAAAATCTATTACTAGTTTATGATTGTTCAAATTGAGTACAGACACGATTCTCCCTAGCTTAATTTTTTCGTCCATTCGTGGTCAGTGTCTATGTTGGGAGAGTATGAATGTTCAGGAGATGTGTGAGCGGTGTGCAAGTATGGCTTTGTCGGATGAGGACAATATCTTCGTTGTGCATAATGATGAGGGATCGGTCGGTGGTCTGGTAGCAAGGGGCAAGCAGTGGTTTATGGTGGGCGCAACTCCTAACCGACCAGGCCATTTGGTTTGAAGCCATGCATAATGTTTTCGTGTCGAATTGGAGACCTTTTGGGGGTGTAGGTGcgtatatatgatatattgaGCAACATTTACCAGTTTCAATTTTTTGTATGGAAGACGGCTTCAGGCCCTGATTGTTTAATAACCACATGTTAACATGCAAGATTATCAGTCTAAGGAGTAACATGCTGTTATAAACCTAAACGAAGTTGAGTTCTATGTTCAAATACATGACTTACCATTGGACTACGGTATAGGGAAGGCGTTGGagtaaattggtaattttgtggGGAGGCTTATTAGGGTGGATGAAGATAACTTCAAAGGGATATAGCGGAGTTTTTACCGAACCAAAGTTTCTATAAACACTGAGGCGTTGATGAGGAGGGAGATGACAATATAGAGAATGGAGGGAACCATCTTTTAGGTTTTATTTAAGTACGAGAGGTTGAATGCCTTTTGTTTCTATTGTCTGAAGGGTGGGTCACACTATGCAGTTTTGCGTTTTGTTCTTAGGAAAGTGCAACCGAAAGACTATCAATTTGGGGTTGAGCTTAAAGGGGTTGGACGAAGGAGTAGTAGTAATGTTGGGCAGCCTTGGCTAGTTATGGATGATGGGGGCAACTAGGTAGTTCACGAAGGGGCGGAAGGCGTGGGTGTGGGGGTGGATGGGGGAAGGGAATTGCCGCGTTGCAGGACTATATTGCGGTAGGAGAGGGAGGAACGATAAGTGTGTTGGTGAAAATGATAAAGGGGGAAGGGAACCTAGGGGACATGCAGTGATGGTGGGGTTATAGCCATGTGCGTTACATCCTCTAACTAaatcagttgagttaccatgatttagtGATTTACATCATTTCAGATGCTCTGTCCGACCGGGTGTGTGAAACGTTTGGGGTTGGAGATTCAGTAAGCAAATATCTAATATTTGTATTcaactgagttaccatgattttgTAATTTATATCCTCTCAAATGCTCCGTCCGACTGGGTGTGCGGGACGCTTGGGGTTGAAGATTCAGTAAGCAAATACATAACCTATGTATTcaactgagttaccatgatttagcGATTTACATCATCTCTGATGCTCTGTCTGACTGGGTGTGTGGGACGCTTGGGGTTGGAGATTCGACccgttgaaaagaaagaaaagacaagTAAaacattataatgataattataacCAAATATCAATACATGGAATTAAATGTCAACATATTTACTCAAGTCAACTAAAGTTTTTACCAAAATTTCAATAAATGCTATAacaaattttatatgaaaattgtaCAAAacgaataaaaaataaataaacaaaaagagtTCATAATcgcacttacaaaaactcataaaaaattgtaaaataactCAATTGATAAAGATGCTTTTAATGAtcttaaaattttcaatcagtgaaattttatttatgcatggtaaaaaactaaaatttagggttttatgaaatttatgtaattaaaaaatataattttaatcgTTGTATATGAAAGTCGTAAAAAGTTTAGGAACGAGTAAAACACGTGCGTGAGTATGAGTGAGTAATATGTAAGCAGAAACCTTAATTTAGATAGTATATAAAGGATCCATCGTACTTGTTTCCCCTCTTTTCCAGTCTTTTCGTTCTCCGAAACCCTAATCGGAAAACCCTACCCTTTTCTGCACCGCCATGGCCAAGAAGCGGAAGAGCCGAGCTTCATACCAGCCCGAAATCGAACCAGAACCGACCCAAATTCAAGAGCCGGAGCAGCCCCAACCCGAGCCTGACCCCCAACTGGAAGCACCCAATGAAGAACCAGAACAAGAGGTagaagaagaagtagaagaagaagaagtggaAGAGGTAGAGGAAGAGGAAGTAGAAGAAGCGGATccagaagaagaggaagaggaagaggaagagggcGAAGAAGAGGAGAAGCCGGAAAGTATGGAAGCAGATGTTTCGAAAAGCGATGCAAACCCGTCAAACGATGCCGTTTCAACTGGAAAAGCTAACGGCGAGGAGAAGAAGGCTGAGGTGGAGGAATTCGACGATGAGCCACTCGAGAAGGTTCTGGAACCATTCTCGAAGGAACAGCTTCAAGTCATAATTCAGGAGGCCGTGACCAAACACCCAGATTTCATGGAAAATATTAGGAATTGGGCCGATAAAGATCCAGCACACCGGAAAATTTTCGTGCACGGTCTTGGTTGGGATACAACAACTGAAACCCTAACCAATGTCTTTGGGAAATATGGGGAGATTGAGGATTGCAAGGCCGTTACCGATAAGGTCTCAGGGAAGTCTAAAGGTTACGCCTTTATACTTTTCAAGCACCGGAGTGGAGCCAGGAAAGCTTTGAAAGAGCCCCAGAAGAAGATTGGGAATCGGATTACCTCATGCCAGCTGGCTTCAGCTGGGCCTGTGCCAGCCCCTCCTCCAAACCCCCCTCCTGTTTCAGAGTATACCCAGAGGAAGATTTTTGTTAGCAATGTTTCAGCAGACTTGGACCCCAAGAAGTTGCTTGAGTTCTTTTCCAAATATGGTGAGATTGAGGAAGGACCTCTGGGGTTGGACAAGCATACAGGGAAACCAAAAGGtttctgtttgtttgtttacaGGTCTGTTGAGAGTGCAAAGAAGGTGCTAGAGGAGCCTCATAAGATTTTTGAGGGGCATACACTGAATTGCCAGAAGGCAATTGATGGGCCAAAGCAGAATAAGAATTATTCACAGCAGCAACAACATCAGCCACATTATCCCCAACATCAGCAACATCATTATTATCAGCACACAGCTAAGAAGGGGAAATATTCttctggtggtggtggtggaagtGGAGCTACTTCAGCAGGACATTTGATGGCTCCAGCTGCAGGGCCTGGAGCTGTTGGGTTCAATCCAGCTGTGGCCCCTGTTCTTGGACAGGCACTCACTGCATTGCTTACAACACAAGGAGCTGGACTAGGGATTGGTAATCTGCTTGGAGGACTTCCTGTGAATCCTCATGGGGTTCCACCTGTGGTGAACAATGCACCGGGATATGGGGCTCAGAGTGCCCCAGGAGGCTATGGAGGTCATCCAGGAATGCAGGGAGGCTATCAGAACCC contains these protein-coding regions:
- the LOC116017871 gene encoding UBP1-associated protein 2A-like, yielding MAKKRKSRASYQPEIEPEPTQIQEPEQPQPEPDPQLEAPNEEPEQEVEEEVEEEEVEEVEEEEVEEADPEEEEEEEEEGEEEEKPESMEADVSKSDANPSNDAVSTGKANGEEKKAEVEEFDDEPLEKVLEPFSKEQLQVIIQEAVTKHPDFMENIRNWADKDPAHRKIFVHGLGWDTTTETLTNVFGKYGEIEDCKAVTDKVSGKSKGYAFILFKHRSGARKALKEPQKKIGNRITSCQLASAGPVPAPPPNPPPVSEYTQRKIFVSNVSADLDPKKLLEFFSKYGEIEEGPLGLDKHTGKPKGFCLFVYRSVESAKKVLEEPHKIFEGHTLNCQKAIDGPKQNKNYSQQQQHQPHYPQHQQHHYYQHTAKKGKYSSGGGGGSGATSAGHLMAPAAGPGAVGFNPAVAPVLGQALTALLTTQGAGLGIGNLLGGLPVNPHGVPPVVNNAPGYGAQSAPGGYGGHPGMQGGYQNPAMGQGGVRPQGGAPWRGH
- the LOC116017093 gene encoding uncharacterized protein LOC116017093; amino-acid sequence: MMMAASSLSSSVKFHCRPKASPHNHSNAAYPFHKFTCNWNSKNHSLMLPTWISSNGRRRFDAFKSFSGQQVQKQEDEQVYEFERLFSNLNQATLKREPGSLSSAIFLVAGTTIGAGILAIPAVTQESGFLASAVTCIGCWIFMVTTGLLIAEVNVKTMCELGSGGVSLVSMAMRTLGNTGVQIACWSYIFIHYALLVAYVARSSDILTSFLGIPLWETATLFSLLLGGLCLFGSQRIIGAVNGALVLGIIASFTALVVVASGDLHWEALLKANFEAAPQSIPIIALSFVYQNVVPVLCTNLEGDLSKVRSAIILGTAIPLALFLVWNGVILGTIGAPETGLDKIVDPLQQLRSANGVGPIVDVFSLFAIATSYIGFILGLSDFLADLLKLPSGQNTLPYLLTVVPPLILSLLDPEIFFKALDFAGTYGVLVLFGLLPAAMSWSDRYSESSKSPRLPPLVPGGRLTLSLVLGGSAFVILSEILENFAHA
- the LOC116014966 gene encoding THO complex subunit 7A-like, translated to MLVKGRKVAGKGETVAAHYAFGQFEDDVIIKHRLLTRTTTTRGEPQLKKLQKKFTAFAVEVEKEADNFGDCERLSKAFLQELNTFEIPLLKSKAVIDANIREKENFNDLNDEINRQILQAQDDIEDLKKQLEESKIERQHKEECEAIRKLIAMQPPRSETQKVITDLEKEIGMLEAENTASSRTLELRKKQFALLLHVVDELQNTIEEEQRSLVEEMRTAMDDHKNGVEDTGAVPEAMAVD